Below is a window of Culturomica massiliensis DNA.
CTATCGAATTAAACGGACAACCTCCCATACAAGTATATATAAAACCAAATCCGGCAAACCGAATCATCCTGCGTTCGATTGATTTGGGAGCTATGGAAGTCATTACGACTTATGAAGAACTACATCACTTTACCAAAGTAGGCTCTCCCTTTTCTATACCGAAAGCGGCTCTGGTCCTCAGTGGTTTTTCTCCGGACTTTTCAGACATAAAATACAGCAGTCTGGAAGAACAGTTACAAACGATAGGCGGAGGGCTGGAAATCACTCTACTCTCCGCAATTCCGGCCGGTTCCGGTTTAGGGACCTCTTCCGTTTTAGCAGCTACCATACTTGGGGCTTTATCGGATTTTTGCGGAATGGGATGGGATAAAAACGAAATCTGCCGCCGCACTCTTATTCTGGAGCAATTGCTTACCACCGGAGGAGGCTGGCAAGATCAGTTCGGTGGAGTATTGCAAGGTATAAAATGCATTGAGACGCAACAAGGATTTGAACAGAGCCCCAGCGTAAAATGGCTGCCGGATATGTTGTTTACCGAGCCGGAATATAAATCGTGTCATTTACTTTATTACACCGGTATTACCCGGACGGCCAAAAATATTCTGGCAGAAATTGTAAAGGGTATGTTCCTCAACGAAACAAAACATCTGCATCTGCTAAAAGAAATGAAAGAACATGCTGCAGATCTATCCGACGCTATTCAAAAAGGCTGTTTCCCAACTTTAGGAACACTCGTTAAAAAGACCTGGACCCAAAACAAGGCTTTGGACCGGGGAACGAATCCGGAAGCTATAGAAGCTCTGATCCGGCAAATCGACGATTATGCTTTAGGTTATAAACTACCGGGAGCCGGAGGTGGCGGATATTTGTATATGATAGCCAAAGACCCGGAAGCTGCCGTAAAAATTAAACGGACATTGACGCAAAACCCGCCGAATAAGTTAGCCCGGTTTGTAGAAATGACGTTATCGAAAAAAGGATTACAAATCAGCAGATCATAAGTTATCCGTATAAAACAGTTAATTTGAAGTATAAAATCTGAGAATTTAAAATTGGGAAACGGTTATAAATTCAATTTAAAATATACAATATCATTATATATGAAAAGATTTTGTCAGACATTGCATTTAAAAGAAGATCTGGAATTGATCAGACAATATACAGAAATACACCGGCAAATCTGGCCGGAAATCAAAGCAGGCATCCGGGAAGTAGGTATTTTGGACATGGAAATATACATCCACGGAAATACACTTTTTATGATTGTGGAAACAACGGACGCTTTTGACTGGGTAAAAGACAATCAGCGATTAGCCGCTCTTCCCAGGCAAGCCGAATGGGAAGCTTATGTCTCCCGTTTTCAGCAGGCAAGTGCTTCTGCTACTTCAGCCGAAAAATGGCAATTGATGGAACGAATTTTTAAGTTATAAACCAGATGAAATTATCTATTGTAAAAACCAAAGAAGGAGTTTCCTATTTATACCCTTTTATCCTGGTCACTTCCCTGTTTTTTTTATGGGGATTTGCACATAGTATCCTGGATGTTCTGAACAAACATTTTCAAGAAGTACTGGTTATTTCCAAAACGAAGTCAGCACTGATACAGGCTGTTGTTTACGGTGGCTATTTTCTGATGGCATTACCAGCCGGTATGTTTATCAAACGCTACGGCTACAGGGCCGGCATCATACTCGGACTTTTATTATACGGATTAGGAGCATTCCTGTTTATTCCGGGAAGTTTTTTGATGTCTTTCTATTTCTTCTTATTTTCCTTGTTTATCATCGGTTGTGGTTTGACTTGCCTGGAAACAGCTTCCAATCCTTATGTAACGGTTTTGGGAGAACCAGAAAGTGCTGCCAGCCGATTAAATCTGGCTCAATCTTTCAACGGATTGGGATGGATTTTCGGTCCATTGATCGGAGGCTTGATTTTGTTTTCCGATGACAGTCAAGCCAGTGACATCATATATCCTTATCTGATCATCGGCTGCTCGGTAATTGTCATCGCACTTTGTTTTATACGCATACCGCTTCCGGAAGTAAAGGAAGAAAGCTTTTCCGCTATTATTGAAAAAAAATTGCACCGATATCCCCATTTCGTATGGGGAGTTGTCGTTTTATTCCTCTATGTTGCAGCTCAAACAGGAATCAACAGTTTCTTTATCAATTATGTAACGGAAACAGCTCCGGAAATTTCCAACCGGACAGCTTCCTTATTATTGTCATTCGGAGGAATGGGATTATTTATGGCAGGCCGTTTTGCCGGCAGTTATCTGATGCGCAAAGTAAAAGCTACATTTCTACTCGGCATAAACGGTATAGGAGCCATTCTGATGATGCTTATCGTCCTGACTCAACTGAAATGGATTTCAATTACAGCATTATTTTTATGCTTTTTATTTGAATCCATAATGTTCCCAACCATTTTTGCCTTAT
It encodes the following:
- a CDS encoding L-rhamnose mutarotase: MKRFCQTLHLKEDLELIRQYTEIHRQIWPEIKAGIREVGILDMEIYIHGNTLFMIVETTDAFDWVKDNQRLAALPRQAEWEAYVSRFQQASASATSAEKWQLMERIFKL
- a CDS encoding sugar MFS transporter, which gives rise to MKLSIVKTKEGVSYLYPFILVTSLFFLWGFAHSILDVLNKHFQEVLVISKTKSALIQAVVYGGYFLMALPAGMFIKRYGYRAGIILGLLLYGLGAFLFIPGSFLMSFYFFLFSLFIIGCGLTCLETASNPYVTVLGEPESAASRLNLAQSFNGLGWIFGPLIGGLILFSDDSQASDIIYPYLIIGCSVIVIALCFIRIPLPEVKEESFSAIIEKKLHRYPHFVWGVVVLFLYVAAQTGINSFFINYVTETAPEISNRTASLLLSFGGMGLFMAGRFAGSYLMRKVKATFLLGINGIGAILMMLIVLTQLKWISITALFLCFLFESIMFPTIFALSLKGLGYHTKKASSILIMSIVGGAIAPIMMGMLGEESMAIGFIIPLLCFIAIFIYAIRFSKLYR